The proteins below come from a single Ochotona princeps isolate mOchPri1 chromosome 13, mOchPri1.hap1, whole genome shotgun sequence genomic window:
- the PRAP1 gene encoding proline-rich acidic protein 1 isoform X2 — protein sequence MKRLLAATCLVFLLLCEAGAAPAPQVLVKTKGKKGAPEQDTEKAWGARVVDPPEKDGQLLLLLPILGLKPVAAAKEELPGASTQADAKDILSRFRNPRWGPEPDLDELYHPQPEGQGRAGPQPRILPRRQVLQGPEEDRDHIYHGV from the exons ATGAAGAG GCTCCTTGCGGCTACCTGCCTAgtgttcctgctgctctgtgAGGCAGGTGCAGCCCCAGCACCCCAG GTCCTCGTCAAGACAAAGGGCAAAAAAGGGGCCCCTGAGCAGGACACAGAGAA ggcctggggagcccGAGTTGTGGACCCTCCAGAGAAGGatggccagctgctgctgctgctgcccatccTAGGGCTGAAGCCTGTTGCTGCTGCCAAGGAAGAACTGCCAG GTGCTAGCACCCAGGCGGATGCCAAGGACATCCTGAGCCGTTTCCGGAACCCCAGGTGGGGACCGGAGCCTGATCTGGACGAGCTGTACCACCCCCAGCCTGAGGGCCAGGGTAGAGCAGGACCCCAGCCCCGGATCTTGCCACGTCGCCAGGTGCTGCAGGGGCCAGAGGAGGACCGGGACCACATCTACCATGGAGTGTAG
- the CALY gene encoding neuron-specific vesicular protein calcyon isoform X3 — MVKLGCSFSGKPGKDPVTQDGAASDSAPLISPLDVSQLQLPFSDQVVIKTHTEYQLSPDQAKTFPDLEGQKLACSHPDDGRKLPTARMIAFAMALLGCVLIMYKAIWYDQFTCPDGFLLRHKICTPLTLEMYYAEMDPARHRSVLAAIGAYPLSRRHGTEVPLPWAENPRVPKEQRKAPTTVVAVVATDPPRKISAKGEEELSIKEPSGSVLPPQ; from the exons ATGGTGAAACTTGGCTGCAGCTTCTCTGGGAAGCCTGGCAAGGACCCTGTGACCCAGGATGGGGCTGCCTCAGACagcgcccctctcatcagcccttTGGATGTAAGCCAGCTGCAGCTGCCTTTCTCGGACCAG GTGGTTATCAAGACGCACACTGAATACCAGCTGTCCCCGGACCAGGCCAAGACATTTCCAGATCTGGAGGGCCAGAAGCTGGCCTGCAGCCATCCGGATGACGGACGCAAG CTGCCCACCGCGAGGATGATCGCCTTCGCCATGGCGCTGCTGGGTTGCGTGCTCATCATGTACAAGGCCATCTGGTATGACCAGTTCACCTGTCCCGACGGCTTCCTGCTCCGG CACAAGATCTGCACGCCACTGACTCTGGAGATGTACTATGCAGAGATGGACCCTGCACGCCACCGCAGCGTCCTGGCGGCCATTGGCGCATACCCACTGAGCCGCAGGCATGGCACAGAGGTGCCGCTGCCCTGGGCTGAGAACCCACGGGTTCCCAAGGAGCAGCGCAAGGCACCCACCACGGTGGTGGCAGTGGTAGCCACAGATCCCCCCAGGAAGATCTCGGCCAAGGGCGAAGAGGAGCTGTCGATAAAGGAGCCCTCTGGCAGTGTGCTGCCCCCGCAGTGA
- the FUOM gene encoding fucose mutarotase: MVALKGVPALLSPELLYALARMGHGDEIVLADANFPTSSICQHGPVEIRADGLCAPQLLEAVLKLLPLDSYVSSPAAVMELVPSDRERGLQTPVWAEYEAILSRAGCTKSLAKMERFEFYERAKKAFAVVATGETALYGNLILTKGVLALDSPY; the protein is encoded by the exons ATGGTGGCCCTCAAGGGCGTCCCCGCGCTGCTGTCCCCGGAGCTGCTGTACGCCCTGGCGCGGATGGGACACGGGGACGAGATCG TCCTGGCAGACGCAAACTTCCCCACCTCGTCCATCTGCCAGCATGGGCCTGTGGAGATCCGCGCAGACG GCCTGTGCGCTCCGCAGCTCCTGGAggctgtgctgaagctgctgccaCTGGACAGCTACGTCTCCAGCCCG GCTGCCGTCATGGAGCTGGTGCCCAGCGACAGAGAGAGAGGCCTGCAGACCCCGGTATGGGCCGAGTACGAGGCCATCCTGTCCAGAGCCGGCTGCACG AAATCCCTGGCGAAAATGGAGAGATTTGAATTTTATGAGCGCGCTAAAAAGGCTTTTGCCGTGGTGGCTACAGG GGAGACAGCCCTCTACGGAAACCTCATCCTCACAAAGGGAGTGCTGGCCCTGGACTCCCCATACTAG
- the CALY gene encoding neuron-specific vesicular protein calcyon isoform X1: MSALKRLLPWWLQGQEAPPTMVKLGCSFSGKPGKDPVTQDGAASDSAPLISPLDVSQLQLPFSDQVVIKTHTEYQLSPDQAKTFPDLEGQKLACSHPDDGRKLPTARMIAFAMALLGCVLIMYKAIWYDQFTCPDGFLLRHKICTPLTLEMYYAEMDPARHRSVLAAIGAYPLSRRHGTEVPLPWAENPRVPKEQRKAPTTVVAVVATDPPRKISAKGEEELSIKEPSGSVLPPQ; the protein is encoded by the exons ATGAGCGCGCTAAAAAGGCTTTTGCCGTGGTGGCTACAGG GACAAGAAGCACCACCCACCATGGTGAAACTTGGCTGCAGCTTCTCTGGGAAGCCTGGCAAGGACCCTGTGACCCAGGATGGGGCTGCCTCAGACagcgcccctctcatcagcccttTGGATGTAAGCCAGCTGCAGCTGCCTTTCTCGGACCAG GTGGTTATCAAGACGCACACTGAATACCAGCTGTCCCCGGACCAGGCCAAGACATTTCCAGATCTGGAGGGCCAGAAGCTGGCCTGCAGCCATCCGGATGACGGACGCAAG CTGCCCACCGCGAGGATGATCGCCTTCGCCATGGCGCTGCTGGGTTGCGTGCTCATCATGTACAAGGCCATCTGGTATGACCAGTTCACCTGTCCCGACGGCTTCCTGCTCCGG CACAAGATCTGCACGCCACTGACTCTGGAGATGTACTATGCAGAGATGGACCCTGCACGCCACCGCAGCGTCCTGGCGGCCATTGGCGCATACCCACTGAGCCGCAGGCATGGCACAGAGGTGCCGCTGCCCTGGGCTGAGAACCCACGGGTTCCCAAGGAGCAGCGCAAGGCACCCACCACGGTGGTGGCAGTGGTAGCCACAGATCCCCCCAGGAAGATCTCGGCCAAGGGCGAAGAGGAGCTGTCGATAAAGGAGCCCTCTGGCAGTGTGCTGCCCCCGCAGTGA
- the PRAP1 gene encoding proline-rich acidic protein 1 isoform X1: MKRLLAATCLVFLLLCEAGAAPAPQVLVKTKGKKGAPEQDTEKAWGARVVDPPEKDGQLLLLLPILGLKPVAAAKEELPGQGASTQADAKDILSRFRNPRWGPEPDLDELYHPQPEGQGRAGPQPRILPRRQVLQGPEEDRDHIYHGV, from the exons ATGAAGAG GCTCCTTGCGGCTACCTGCCTAgtgttcctgctgctctgtgAGGCAGGTGCAGCCCCAGCACCCCAG GTCCTCGTCAAGACAAAGGGCAAAAAAGGGGCCCCTGAGCAGGACACAGAGAA ggcctggggagcccGAGTTGTGGACCCTCCAGAGAAGGatggccagctgctgctgctgctgcccatccTAGGGCTGAAGCCTGTTGCTGCTGCCAAGGAAGAACTGCCAGGTCAGG GTGCTAGCACCCAGGCGGATGCCAAGGACATCCTGAGCCGTTTCCGGAACCCCAGGTGGGGACCGGAGCCTGATCTGGACGAGCTGTACCACCCCCAGCCTGAGGGCCAGGGTAGAGCAGGACCCCAGCCCCGGATCTTGCCACGTCGCCAGGTGCTGCAGGGGCCAGAGGAGGACCGGGACCACATCTACCATGGAGTGTAG
- the CALY gene encoding neuron-specific vesicular protein calcyon isoform X2 has product MSALKRLLPWWLQGQEAPPTMVKLGCSFSGKPGKDPVTQDGAASDSAPLISPLDVSQLQLPFSDQAKTFPDLEGQKLACSHPDDGRKLPTARMIAFAMALLGCVLIMYKAIWYDQFTCPDGFLLRHKICTPLTLEMYYAEMDPARHRSVLAAIGAYPLSRRHGTEVPLPWAENPRVPKEQRKAPTTVVAVVATDPPRKISAKGEEELSIKEPSGSVLPPQ; this is encoded by the exons ATGAGCGCGCTAAAAAGGCTTTTGCCGTGGTGGCTACAGG GACAAGAAGCACCACCCACCATGGTGAAACTTGGCTGCAGCTTCTCTGGGAAGCCTGGCAAGGACCCTGTGACCCAGGATGGGGCTGCCTCAGACagcgcccctctcatcagcccttTGGATGTAAGCCAGCTGCAGCTGCCTTTCTCGGACCAG GCCAAGACATTTCCAGATCTGGAGGGCCAGAAGCTGGCCTGCAGCCATCCGGATGACGGACGCAAG CTGCCCACCGCGAGGATGATCGCCTTCGCCATGGCGCTGCTGGGTTGCGTGCTCATCATGTACAAGGCCATCTGGTATGACCAGTTCACCTGTCCCGACGGCTTCCTGCTCCGG CACAAGATCTGCACGCCACTGACTCTGGAGATGTACTATGCAGAGATGGACCCTGCACGCCACCGCAGCGTCCTGGCGGCCATTGGCGCATACCCACTGAGCCGCAGGCATGGCACAGAGGTGCCGCTGCCCTGGGCTGAGAACCCACGGGTTCCCAAGGAGCAGCGCAAGGCACCCACCACGGTGGTGGCAGTGGTAGCCACAGATCCCCCCAGGAAGATCTCGGCCAAGGGCGAAGAGGAGCTGTCGATAAAGGAGCCCTCTGGCAGTGTGCTGCCCCCGCAGTGA